AAGACGCCGTACTCGGGCCCTGAAATTGGCTTTGGGGTGGCGGAGGAGTGTGGTAACTTATTGATTTAGAAAGACAGGGACCGAGGGAAACGATGGGGATCGAAGGGATCGTTGAGACCATCAAAGCGTATAACCCTGAAGCGGACGTCGCCGTCCTGCGCAGGGCTTACGAGTTCGCTGCGTCCATTCATCAGGGGCAGGCGCGGCGCTCGGGCGATCCCTATCTCTCGCACCCCATGGAGGTCGCGGCGATCCTGACGGAACTCAAGATGGATGTCCGCTCCATCGCCGCAGGGTTCCTGCACGATGCCATCGAGGATACCCAGACCACCATAAAAGAGATCCGGACGGTCTTTGGAGACGAGATCGCCGATCTGGTGGACGGGGTGACCAAACTTTCCAAGCTCCCGTTTTCTACCCGTGAGGATCGCCAGGCCGAAAGTTTCCGGAAAATGCTTTTGGCGATGGCGAAGGATATTCGGGTCATCATGATTAAGCTGGCGGACCGCCTCCATAATATGCGAACTCTGGACCCGCTGCCCGAGGCCAAGCGCCGCCTCATCGCCAATGAAACCCTGGAGATCTATGCCCCATTGGCCCATCGCCTGGGCATCGCCAAAATCAAGCAGGAGCTCGAGGACCTGAGTCTCCGACAGTTGGAACCGGAGGCCTACCGGGACTTGACCATCCAGATCGTCCAGAAGCGACGGGAGCGTGAGGCCCAAATCAACGAGGTAATCGCCATCCTGCAGCAGAAACTGGGCGAGCTCGAGATCCCGTGCGAGATTCGGGGTCGCCCCAAACACTTCTATTCGATATACCGGAAGATGCACGAGCAGGGAAAAACCTTTGACGAGATCTATGACCTCACGGCAGTTCGACTGCTGACGGACAGCCTCAAAGATTGTTACGGAGCGTTAGGAGTGGTCCACAGCCTCTGGAAGCCGATCCCGGGCCGGTTCAAGGACTTCATTGCCGTCCCCAAGTCCAACATGTACCAGTCGCTTCACACGACCGTGGTCGGCCCCAAGGGGGAGCCCGTGGAGATCCAGATCCGAACCCATGAAATGCACAGGACGGCGGAGGAGGGGATTGCCGCCCACTGGGCCTATAAGGAGGGCAAGGCTACCCTGGATGAGACGGAACGAAACTTCCTCTGGTTGCGCCAGCTTCTCGATTGGGGCCAGGATCTCAAGGATAGCCGGGAGTTTTTGGATACGGTACGCTTTGACCTCTTTCCAGAGGAGGTCTATGTCTTTACTCCCAAGGGGGATGTGAAGGCGCTGCCCCGGGGGTCGACGCCGATCGACTTTGGCTTCAGCATCCATACCGACGTTGGGCTACACTGTGCGGGGGCCCGGGTCAACGGCCGGATCGTCCCCCTCCGCTATGAACTCCGCAATGGCGATATCGTGGAAATCGTTACAGCGGCCACGCAACATCCGAGTCGAGACTGGCTCAAGATCGTCAAGTCCTCTCGGGCCCGGAGCCGCATCAAGACCTGGATCAAGAACGAGGAGCGCGTCCGGTCCATCGGGCTGGGAAGAGAGCTTTTGGAGCGAGAGCATCGAAAGCTGGGAAAGGGCGGCTGGCTGAAACTCGAGACGTTTCCCCAGGTGTTGCAGCAATACGGGGTCGCGAATGAAGAGGATTTGTACGCGGCCATCGGCTACGGCAAGATCTCTCCCCGTCAGGCCGTGCTGAAACTCTTGCCTCCCGAGCAAGCCCAAGCAATCGTGGAGAAGGAGACCAAGGGACGGGGACCCGTGATCCCGGCGGAGGCGGAGGGGATCCGGATCAACGGGGTTGATGACATCCTGGTCCACTTTGCCAAGTGCTGTAACCCTCTCCCGGGTGACGAAATCATCGGCTTCATCACTCGGGGACGCGGGGTGACCATCCACTCTGCTGATTGTCCCAATATCATTGCGTTCCGGTTTGATCGTGAGCGACAGATTGACGTACAGTGGGATGACCGGGTCAAGATGCCTCACCAGGTGAAGATCCTGGTGACCATCGGGGAAGACCGGCCAGGGCTCTTGGCCGAGATCAGTACTGCCATCTCTTCTACGAACACAAATATTGCGCAGGCAGAGGTCAAGGTCACCGAGGATAAGCGAGGAATGAACACTTTTGTCTTGGAGGTGGTCGATCTGAAGCAGCTTCAGGTTGCCATGCAGGCGATCCGGCGCGTCCGAGGCGTGATGGGAGTGGAGCGGATCCGCAAGCACTGAAGGTCCGACGTACGAAGTCCAAAGTCGGCGCGCCGTCCCGCGGGACGGTAAACCTTGGAAGTTGCATGATTTCATAAACCAGTTGCCGGTACCACACCGAAGGATATCCGTTCCGTCTGCAAATGTCTTCCGAATCGGGAACTGCTACGCGTTTCTCCGAACGCCGGGCTGGTATGCTCGAGACTTCGCAACCCTGGACTGAGGAGATAAGATCAGGATGCAAAGGGAATCATGTCCAAACCTGAATCACAGGCGCTACGACGCCCCCGTCCGTTACTGCCCGATGTGTGGCAAAGTGGTAAACGAGAACATTATCCTCAAGAAATGCAGCGAAGCAGAGCATGCGGAGAGGCGGCGTAATAGGAACAAGCATTGCGTGCATTGTGGTGAGCAGCTTATCAAGTAGTGCGGCGCCAATGACAGTGGGGCAATGAGCGGCTCGAACCATGGCTAATAGCGTGAATCCGCGATGCTATCCAACGCAACGACGGCGCTTTCCCCAGGAGTGATACCTTTATTAAACGAGCAGACAAGGACTAACTGGCTTTTTGCACTTTCCCGGAGCGGAGACAACGGGTGCAGACATGGATATAGCGTGGGGCATGGTTGATGAGGACGTGCACGCGATGAATGTTGGGGAACTGCCTCCGTTTGGTCACGTTATGGGCGTGGCTGATCCGATTGGCTACCTTTGGCCCCTTCGCGCAAATCTCGCACCGACGCTTGATCTGGGCCATTCGGGCCTCCTTCCGATGTTTGGCAATACTCTCCTCAGGCCACGCATGATACTACTGAAGGCCTGATGAGTAGGCAAGGAGTTTCTTCACCGCCCCTCACCCCAAACCTGAGCATACCGGTACAATACCTCAAGGGGGTTGGGCCGAAACGGGCAGAGGCCTTCGCCCGGCTCGGGGTCCGGACCGTGACGGATGCCCTCTACCTCCTTCCTCTTCGCCACGAGGATCGGAGTCATCTTCGACTGATCCGGGATATCCGACCCGGATTTCAGGAGACGGTGGTGGGCGAGGTCAAAGGGGCGAGGATCAGTCTCACCCGTCGGAGGGTCAAGATCGTTTCGGTTATCGTCGGAGACAGGACTGGAAGTCTTGTCGCAAAATGGTTCCATCAACCCTACCTCAAGAACCGATTTCCACCGGGAAAGCAGTTCATTTTTTCGGGAAAGGTCACCTGGGGTCCTGGGCTCGAGATGGTCAACCCCGATTACGAGGAGTGGGACGCTGGGGAACAGGTCCACACGGGTCGCCTCATTCCGATCTATCCCAGAACTGAAGGACTTTACCCCCGATGGCTCAGGAAATTCATGAAGGGCCTCATCGCAACGTGGACCCAATCGGTTCAGGACTTCCTGCCTCAAGAGATTCCCCGTCGTCACGTTTTGATGGCTCTTCCCGATGCCCTCCGAGCGATCCACTTTCCTGAGACAAAGGAGGAGGCGGAAGCAGGGAAAAGACGCCTTGTCTTCGACGACCTGCTACTTCTCGGCCTAGGAGTGGCCATGCGGCGCCAGGCAGCGGAGGCGGAAGTAGCAGAAGTCATCACAGGACGGCTGGAATTGGAACAGACCGTGCTGGCGCGCCTCGGTTTTCCCCTGACCGCTGCCCAGCAACGGGTCCTGGCGGACATCAAGGCCGACATGGCCCGGCCCAGGCCGATGACCCGGCTGTTGCAAGGGGATGTGGGGTCCGGGAAGACCGCCGTAGCATTCCTCGCCGTGGTTCATGCAGTGGGAAGCGGTTTCCAGGCAGCGATCATGGTTCCAACCGAGGTCTTGGCGGAGCAGCACTATCTCAAGGCGCAAGCCCTCTTAGAACCCGTGGGGGTTCGGGTGAGTCTGCTCAGTGGAGCAACGCTTGGCAGGGAGCGGGAGAGACGCCGGCAGGCCATCATGACGGGGGAGGTCCAGGTGGCGGTCGGAACCCACGCCCTCCTTCAGGAGGGAGTCACCTTTCATCGCCTGGGCTTGGTCATCGTGGATGAGCAGCACCGTTTCGGCGTGAAGCAGCGGGCAGAACTTACCGCCAAAGGTTGCTGCCCCCACACCTTGGTGATGACGGCGACCCCTATCCCCCGGACCTTGGCCCTCACGCTGTATGGCGACTTGAATCTCTCCACCATTGACGAACTGCCACCGGGCCGGCAACCGGTCAAGACCCAGCTCTTACACGAGGGGATGCGCCTCCAGGCATATCGGTTTGTCATGGAAGAAGTGCGAAAAGGGGGAGCTGCCTACATCATTTGTCCCCTAGTGGAAGAGTCCGTTGACGGGGATCTCAAGGCGGCAACGGGATTGGCCGCTGAGCTCCAGCAGGGAATCCTGCAGGTCAGCAGCGTCGGATGCCTTCACGGGCGGATGCGGACGGAGCAAAAGCGAGAGGTCATGAACGCCTTCCGCAGCGGACAGATCCAGGTTTTAGTGGCCACAACGGTGGTGGAGGTGGGGATGGACGTTCCACGTGCGACTGTGGTGGTGGTGGAGCATGCAGAGCGCCTCGGACTCACGCAACTCCACCAGATTCGTGGACGGGTGGGGCGAAACCAAACTCAAGCACACTGCATCCTGATCCACAGCCACCATCTCACGGACGAGGGGAAGGCCAGACTCCAGGCCATGGTAGAGTGTACCGATGGATTTCAGATTGCTGAACGGGATTTAGAGATCAGAGGCCCGGGAGACCTCTTTGGCACGAGGCAAGCAGGACTGCCTGATCTGAAAGTGGCCCACCTGCTCCGCGACGCCAAGCTGCTCGAGGTCGCTTGGCGGGAAGCCTTCATGCTGGTGGAGGACAGTCCTGACTTGAGTGCCTATCCCCTGCTTCGTGATACCGTCCGGCATCGGTGGGAGGGAACCCTGGGTCTGGCGAGTGTCGGCTGACAAACATATGCTGGGAGGCTCGTACGCTAGGAGGCTAAAGAGCGTATAGGCTCTGAGGAAAGGATACGAAGATCCGGTCCTTGCCGCATTCAGCCTTTGAGCGTCCAGGCGTCTCAGCATACTAGCATTCCGGCAGCTGGATTCCGATGCGGGTGATTGCAGGAGTCGCGAAAGGACGACGGCTCAGAGTTCCAAGGAGAAAAGAAGTCCGTCCAACTTCCGAATATCTTCGAGAAGCTCTTTTTGATATCCTCGGGTGCTCGGTCCACCGGGTCCACTTTTTAGACCTGTACGCCGGATCGGGGGCCGTGGGGATTGAAGCGCTAAGCCGTGGCGCTGCCGAGGTAGTTTTCCTCGAGCAGGATCCGGCGTGCCTGCGGGTTCTTCGAGAGAACGTCGAAATGACCGGATTGCAGAAGCACCGGGTGGTAGCTGGCGATGTGCTCCGCCTTCTTCCACGGCTAGTCCGTCAAGGGGAGAGATTTGAAATCGTCTTTCTCGATCCGCCTTACGGGACCGATCTCGCCATGCGCACGCTGGACGCACTGGCATCCGGCGACATGCTCCAACCTAGCGGAATTGTCATCGTCGAGCACTTTGCCAAAGAGCCGCTCCCGCAGCGCATTGGGATGCTTTCGCAGATCCGGGAGAAGGCGCACGGACAGACGGTCTTGAGCTTTTACGGAAAAAGAGCGGAGGATGAGCAGTGAAGAGCTCCCTGGCAGTCTACCCCGGCACCTTTGATCCCTTTACCAATGGTCACCTGGACATCCTGGAACGGGCGTCTCAGATATTTCCTCGGATGATTGTTGCAATCGTCGCCACCGCCGAAAAATCCCCTCTCTTTCCTGTAGAGGAGCGCATGCAGATCATCCGGGATGCGACCAGAGAGATGAAGGGGGTGCGGGTGGATGCTTTTGATGGTCTCCTCGTCGACTATGTGAGCGAACAGGGGGCGAGAGTCGTAATCCGTGGTCTCAGGGCCATCTCCGACTTCGAGTTTGAGTTTCAGATGGCCCTGATGAACCGGCGTCTGGCCGACGGGATAGAGACAGTCTTCCTCATGCCGCACGAGTCATACACGTATTTGAGCTCGCGACTGGTGAAAGAAGTATCTCTCCTCGGGGGAACGGTGAAGGGCCTGGTTTCCCCAATGGTGGAGCGCATGCTGAGGGACCGGTATCGCCAACGCAAGCCCGGCAAAAAGTAAGGAGGTATCCATGCCACTGTCACGACGGGCCCGGAGCATCAGCCCCTCGTCGACCCTTGCCATCACCACCATGGCAAAGCAGATGCAGGCGGAGGGGATCGATATTATCAGTTTCGCGGGGAGCGAGCCTGACTTCGATACGCCGGGACACGTGCGGGAGGCCGGTATACGAGCCATCCAAGAGGGATTCACCCGGTATACTGCCTCCGCAGGGATCGAAGAGCTCCGGGATGCGGTGGTAGTCAAGCTCAAACGGGATAACGGGTTGGAGTACACCCGAGATGAGGTCATCACATGTGCCGGGTCCACACAAGGGCTTTTTAATTTGGCCATGGTCCTCTTTGATAAACGGGATGAGGTCATCATTCCTGCTCCCTACTGGGTGAGTTATCCCGAACAGATCCGTCTGGCAGATGCCACGCCCGTCTTTGCCTCCACTCACGAGGAAGAGGGCTTTCGCCTCAAGCGGAGGGACATTGAGCGGGTCTTGACCAGTCGGACCAAGGCCGTGATCCTTAATAGCCCGTGCAATCCCACAGGTGCGGTGATCGATACCGAGGAGCTCATGGCTATCGCGGAACTGGCCGTGGAAAGGGATTTCTATCTGGTGTCTGATGAGGCCTATGAGACGCTTACCTATGATGGAGTAAAGCATGTGAGCATCGCGTCTTTGGGGGACGAAACCAAGGCGCGAACCTTTGTGGCGGGATCGACCTCCAAGTCCTACGCCATGACGGGGTGGCGACTGGGCTATGTCGCCGGTCCGAAGGAGGTGCTCAGGGCCATGATCGATCTCCAGAGCCATTCGACTTCGGCCCCAACCTCCGTGAGCCAGAAGACCGCCGTGGCCGCCCTGTTAGGTCCCCAGGAGCCGGTCGAGGCGATGCGTCGCGAATTCGATAGGCGCCGGCGATACCTGTTGGAGCAGATCCAGAGCATTCCGGGTGTGACCTGTATCCCACCACAGGGAACCTTCTACGCTTTTCCAAACGTCTCTGCTTTTTACGGGAAGAAAATTGCACGGGGTCGAAAAATTAGCGGCTCGGCCGACCTCACGGCCTATCTCCTTCGAGAGGGCCGCGTCACGGTCGTGCCGGGTATGGACTTTGGCAGCGACAAGCATATCCGTCTCTCGTATTGCATGAACATGGAGCTGATCGGTGAAGGGCTCGAGCGGCTGGCCAGGGCCCTCGGCCAGCTCGGTTGATGGATCCGGTGACGAGAGGCAAGAGACCGGCTGCGCGATCAACCGTGAGGTGGGTGCCGCCCGTGCCCAGGAGTATCGCGCGACGATGAAGCGATGCTTCGTGTTTGTCGGTTTACCCCTCTTGGCAACCATCCTGATAGGAGCAGGAAACCCGCCCCGCCGGGGAGGAGCTTATCACTACACACTCGGCCCCTCAGATCCGCCCTCCCTCGATCCCGTTCATATCACCGATACCGTCTCCCATGCGGTAGCCTCGGAACTCTTTGACGGGCTCGTCGCCTTTGATCACGCGCTGAAGATCCGCCCGGCGATTGCCAGGCGATGGGTCATTTCGAAGGACGGACGGACCTACACCTTCGAGCTCCATCCCGATGTGAAGTTTCACAATGGCCGCACGGTCACCGCCGAAGACTTTCGCTTCAGCTTTGAGCATCTCCTCAATCCCAAGACGCGCTCAGAACGGACCTGGATTCTCGAAAAAATCCTAGGAGCTGGCAAGTTTATGGCCGGCGAGGCCACCAGCGTGCGGGGGATTCAGGTCCTCGGCCCGCACACGCTTGAGCTGACCCTGGAACGTCCCTTTGCCCCGTTCCTCGCCTTGCTCGCTTATCCTGCGGCCAGCGTGGTGCCCCGCGAGGCTGTAGAGCGGTGGGGCCGACAGTTTTCGAGCCATCCGATCGGGACCGGGCCGTTCCGCTTCCGCGAGTGGCGCCATGACGATCGCGTGGTCGTTGAAGCCAATCGGGACTACTTCCAAGGTTCTCCCTACCTCGACCAGATCGTCTTCCGGGTGATCCCGGACGCCATGACTCGGTTTCAGGAGTTTAAGGCCGGAAACCTCGACCATACGGATATCCCCACGGGTCTCTTCCGGGTGATACAGAACGATCCATCACTGAGCAGCATGCTCGCTGCCCACTCCTCCATGGGGATCAATGCTATTCAGTTTAACCTCGAAAAGTCGCCTTTTCGAGGAAACCGAAAGCTGCGACAGGCCTTCAACTATGCCGTAGACAAGGCAGCTATTGCGCAGGTGATCCTAGAGGGAAGGGTGCTGCCAGCTCGGTCCGTCCTCCCACCCGGGTTACTGGGGCATGATTCGGAGCTCCACGGATACCCCTACGACAAAGAAAAAGCGAGGCGCCTTCTAGCCGAGGCAGGATATGAGAGGGGGAGGGGGCTCCCGGCCGTGACCCTCTATTACAACACCGGCCTGGTGAACCGGACAATTGCCGAGTTTGTCCAGGGGACGCTTCGGAGGATCGGGGTGATGATCGCGCTGCGAGAACTGGACTGGCCCGCCTACCTCAACCTGGTGGACAGGGGTGAGGCGCAGTTGTTCCGCCTCGGGTGGTTGGCGGACTATCCCGACCCAGAGAATTTTCTCACGGTGCTCTTTCACAGCCGCAATGTCGGATCCAAGGGCAACCTTTCCCGGTATGCCAATCCCCGCGTGGATGCCCTGCTGGACCGGGCTGATGAGAGCCTGGACACGGCTGAGCGAGCCCGCCTCTACCACGAGGCCGAAAAGATCATCCTCGCGGACGCCCCATGGATCTTCCTCCATTACTACAGTACGGATGTCTTAATTCAGCCCTGGGTGAAGGGTCTCCGGGAGCAAATCTCGGCGATGGACAGCGCCCCCACCCTCGGTATGGTTCGGATGCGGACGGTGTGGCTGGACAAGTAGGAGGAGCGATGGGGCAGGGAGAGTCGTTCGTGGACTTGAGAAGTGACACCGTCACCACCCCCACTGAGGCGATGCGCGAGGCCATGCGAACCGCCGTCGTGGGAGATGATGTTTATGGCGAAGACCCGACGGTGAACCGGCTGGAGGCGTTGGCAGCCCAGCGGCTGGGAAAGGAGGCAGCGCTCTATGTCCCTTCCGGGACCATGGGGAATCAGGTTGCCCTTATGACCCATGTCGGGCGGGGACAGGAGGTCATCCTTGAGGAAACCTGCCACATTTATAACTTTTCGGTGGGAGGACCGGCATCCCTGGCGGGGATCCTCACCAGAACACTCCGAGGGATGAACGGCATCCTTGACCCTGAGGAAGTCCGGCAGGCAATACGTATAGAGAGCCTTCACACCCCCGGGACCGCGCTCGTCTGCCTGGAGAGTCCTACCAACCGGGGGGGCGGGACCATCTATCCTCTGTCGCTACTCGAGGATATCTTTGAACTGGCCCACCACGCGGGGGTTGGTGTTCACCTGGATGGGGCGCGTATTTTTAACGCGGCGACGGCTACGGGGCTTCCGGCGGCGGAATTCGCTCGATGGGCAGATTCGATCATGTTTTGTCTCTCGAAAAGCCTCGCGGCCCCCATCGGTTCTCTCGTCGCCGGAACCCGCGAATTCATTCACCGGGCCAGGCGATTCCGGAAACTCCTGGGAGGTGGGATGCGCCAAGCAGGAGTGATTGCGGCCGCTGGGATCGTAGCCCTCGAGACGATGGTGGACCGGCTCCGTGAGGATCACGAAAACGCCCGCCTCCTTGCCGAGGGCCTCTCCAAGATTGAGGGGATTGAAATCGACCTGAAACGGGTCGAGACAAACATTATCATCTTCGCCGTCCGGCACCCCAAGATCAACGCCTCCATGCTCACCCGAAGGCTCCGGGAGGAGCGGATCCTGGTCCATCAAATTTCCGCCGATGCGATTCGTTGCCTCACCCACAAGGACGTTTCCCAAGAGGATGTCTTGCAGGCTCGAGAGACGATTCACAAGGCCATGGGGACGTAGGGGACATCTCCGGTGCATCTGGTCCGGCCTATCCTGGATTAACAGAAGGAGGAGGAGGATGGACTGTATTTTTTGCCAGATCCGGGACGGACAAATTCCGTCGACCCGTGTCTACGAGGATGCCCTCACCTTAGCATTTATGGATATCAACCCAGTGAATGAAGGGCACCTGCTGATCATCTCCAAGGCTCATGCCGAAACGATCTATGATATGTCCCCTCCGGATCTTGCTGCGGTTTCGGCCACGGCCAAAAAGATGGCAGAGGCGATCCGTCATGCCCTCCACCCGGAGGGACTCAACCTGTACCAAGCCAATGGGGCAGCGGCCTCTCAGGTCGTTCCGCATTTTCACCTTCACCTGATTCCGCGGTGGAAGGGAGACGGGAAAGGTTTTGACTGGAAGCTTGTCAAGGGGGATCCGGAGCGTATCAGGGTTACGGCGGAGAAGATCCGGGCACAGGTACCAACGGAACGGACGTGAAGCCTGCGTTCCCGTACCCTGGCAACATTTTGGTTTTTCCGTTCCCCATCCCTTCGGTAAGTACGGGTTATTTATTCTCTCAAGTTGTTCTTCAACATCTCTTGCATGCATCTGGAGCGTTCAAGGCGATTTCTGCATCAACGGCGGAGTAGATTAGGGTGCGACCTGCTCAATCGACCAGACAGAGGGAAGAGAAAATGATGCAACGAGGGTGAGAGGGACGAATCGCAAGCGAGTACCGTTAGGCGGATGGTAACTTTCGGAGGAAGACGCCATGAGTAGATACCTGGCGGGTCGGATCGGGCAAGCGATACCAGTCCTGTTTGGGGTGACGCTTATCACATTCCTCCTGACGCACATTGCCCTCGGGGATCCGGTCCGGGCGATGATGGGTCAACGAGCGGACCCTGAAGTGGTGGCCAGGATCCGGACGGAATACGGGCTGGATAAACCCGTATGGAACCGCTATACGCTCTACATGACGAAGGTTCTGGCCGGAGATCTGGGTTACTCCTACCGTCAGGACAGGCCCGTGACTGATGTCGTTGCCGAGCGGCTCCCGGCCACTGTCCGCCTGGCCGTCGCAGCGATGCTGGTAGCAATGGTTCTCGGGCTAGCAGCAGGAACAATTGCTGCAATGCGACATAACACCCTTTGGGATCTTTGCATGATGATCCTCTCACTCCTCGGCATCTCCACCCCCGTCTTCTGGCTGGGGATGATGCTGATCCTCCTCTTTGCTGTCTGGCTTGGATGGTTTCCCATCTCGGGCTACGGTGACGGAGCCTTCAGGCACCTTGTCCTTCCGGCTCTCACCCTTGGGGCACTCCAAGCAGGCTACATCGCCCGGATGACTCGGAGCGCCCTCCTAGAGGTCCTCCGCCAGGAGTACATCCGGACGGCCCGCGCCAAGGGTCTCAGGGAAGGTGTGGTCATCCTGAAGCACGGCCTTCGCAATGGCATCTTGCCCGTCCTCACCCTGGCCGGTATCGGACTCGGAGATCTCCTCGTTGGTGCACCCCTCACCGAGACGGTCTTTGGGTGGCCAGGGTTAGGCCGCCTGCTTGTAGCTGCGGTGGGCAACCGCGATCTCCCGGTCGTGATGGGCGCGACCCTTTTGTTTGCCTTGATCTACCTGGGGGCAAACCTCCTCGTCGATCTGGGATATGCCCTGGTGGATCCGCGCGTCAGATTACTGAAGCGATGACTCCAGTGTCCGAGCGCCGAGCTTCACGTCCGTATACGGTGGGATTCCTCAGGAGGTGGAGCCGCCATCCCGCGATTACTCTCGGCTCCATCATCCTGCTCCTCTTCAGCGTGGCAGCGCTTTTGTCTCCACTTTTGTCGCCCTACGATCCGTACCAGATCCCCGAGGGGCTCGCAGCGGTGAGCCTTCTTTCCCCTCGACCGGGCCACTGGCTCGGGACTGACCTGTTAGGGCGAGACCTGTTGAGTCGGATTCTGTCTGGGGCGCGGGTTTCCCTGCTCGTCGGAGTGGTCGTGGAACTCGTGGTGACTCCCATCGGGGTCGCAATCGGCTTGTTTGCGGGATACTTCGGTGGTAGGATCGATAGCGTTTTAATGCGGATTACCGACGCGGTAATGGCCTTTCCCGGACTCGTCCTGGCTATCGCGTTGACCGCCGTCCTCGAAAGGTCCGGCCTGCTCAGCGTGATCGTCGTGCTCGCGGCGGTCCGATGGACCACGGTGGCCCGAATCGTGCGGGGGCAGGTGTTGAGCCTTCGGGAAGCGGAATATATCACTGCGATATCCGCGTTGGGCGCAGGGAAGGGGCGGATCATCTTTCGACACCTCCTCCCAAACTGTCTGGCCGTGATCCTCGTGGCCATGAGCTTTGGCGTCGCCTCCAATATCCTCTCGGAGGCGGGCCTCAGCTTCCTCGGGCTTGGGGTCCAGCCCCCTACGGTGAGCTGGGGGTCCCTGCTGGCCGAGGGGATAGTCTATCTTACGGTTAAGCCGTGGCTGTGCATCTTCCCGGGTCTGGCCATCACCTGTGCCGTCCTTGGGTTCCATGTGTTGGGAGACGGTCTGCGTGATATCCTCGACCCCCGTCTGAGATCCTAGTGCCGTTCCAACGTGATACGCCGAATGTGTGTGAAGGACCTGCAATGTTGCTAAGGATGGGGTGAGTGAGTGCAAGTGCAGCGAACAAGTTGGCACAAGTACTTGGAGCGGCACTAACCGATGAGAACCAACGGTACGCTTTTGACTGTGGAGGACTTACAAACTCACTTCTTCACGGAAGAGGGGGTCGTGCGGGCAGTGGATGGTATCAACCTGAGCATCCGCCCCGGGGAGACACTTGGCCTCGTTGGCGAGT
This DNA window, taken from Candidatus Methylomirabilota bacterium, encodes the following:
- a CDS encoding bifunctional (p)ppGpp synthetase/guanosine-3',5'-bis(diphosphate) 3'-pyrophosphohydrolase, encoding MGIEGIVETIKAYNPEADVAVLRRAYEFAASIHQGQARRSGDPYLSHPMEVAAILTELKMDVRSIAAGFLHDAIEDTQTTIKEIRTVFGDEIADLVDGVTKLSKLPFSTREDRQAESFRKMLLAMAKDIRVIMIKLADRLHNMRTLDPLPEAKRRLIANETLEIYAPLAHRLGIAKIKQELEDLSLRQLEPEAYRDLTIQIVQKRREREAQINEVIAILQQKLGELEIPCEIRGRPKHFYSIYRKMHEQGKTFDEIYDLTAVRLLTDSLKDCYGALGVVHSLWKPIPGRFKDFIAVPKSNMYQSLHTTVVGPKGEPVEIQIRTHEMHRTAEEGIAAHWAYKEGKATLDETERNFLWLRQLLDWGQDLKDSREFLDTVRFDLFPEEVYVFTPKGDVKALPRGSTPIDFGFSIHTDVGLHCAGARVNGRIVPLRYELRNGDIVEIVTAATQHPSRDWLKIVKSSRARSRIKTWIKNEERVRSIGLGRELLEREHRKLGKGGWLKLETFPQVLQQYGVANEEDLYAAIGYGKISPRQAVLKLLPPEQAQAIVEKETKGRGPVIPAEAEGIRINGVDDILVHFAKCCNPLPGDEIIGFITRGRGVTIHSADCPNIIAFRFDRERQIDVQWDDRVKMPHQVKILVTIGEDRPGLLAEISTAISSTNTNIAQAEVKVTEDKRGMNTFVLEVVDLKQLQVAMQAIRRVRGVMGVERIRKH
- the rpmB gene encoding 50S ribosomal protein L28 is translated as MKRRCEICAKGPKVANRISHAHNVTKRRQFPNIHRVHVLINHAPRYIHVCTRCLRSGKVQKAS
- the recG gene encoding ATP-dependent DNA helicase RecG, producing MSRQGVSSPPLTPNLSIPVQYLKGVGPKRAEAFARLGVRTVTDALYLLPLRHEDRSHLRLIRDIRPGFQETVVGEVKGARISLTRRRVKIVSVIVGDRTGSLVAKWFHQPYLKNRFPPGKQFIFSGKVTWGPGLEMVNPDYEEWDAGEQVHTGRLIPIYPRTEGLYPRWLRKFMKGLIATWTQSVQDFLPQEIPRRHVLMALPDALRAIHFPETKEEAEAGKRRLVFDDLLLLGLGVAMRRQAAEAEVAEVITGRLELEQTVLARLGFPLTAAQQRVLADIKADMARPRPMTRLLQGDVGSGKTAVAFLAVVHAVGSGFQAAIMVPTEVLAEQHYLKAQALLEPVGVRVSLLSGATLGRERERRRQAIMTGEVQVAVGTHALLQEGVTFHRLGLVIVDEQHRFGVKQRAELTAKGCCPHTLVMTATPIPRTLALTLYGDLNLSTIDELPPGRQPVKTQLLHEGMRLQAYRFVMEEVRKGGAAYIICPLVEESVDGDLKAATGLAAELQQGILQVSSVGCLHGRMRTEQKREVMNAFRSGQIQVLVATTVVEVGMDVPRATVVVVEHAERLGLTQLHQIRGRVGRNQTQAHCILIHSHHLTDEGKARLQAMVECTDGFQIAERDLEIRGPGDLFGTRQAGLPDLKVAHLLRDAKLLEVAWREAFMLVEDSPDLSAYPLLRDTVRHRWEGTLGLASVG
- the rsmD gene encoding 16S rRNA (guanine(966)-N(2))-methyltransferase RsmD, translating into MRVIAGVAKGRRLRVPRRKEVRPTSEYLREALFDILGCSVHRVHFLDLYAGSGAVGIEALSRGAAEVVFLEQDPACLRVLRENVEMTGLQKHRVVAGDVLRLLPRLVRQGERFEIVFLDPPYGTDLAMRTLDALASGDMLQPSGIVIVEHFAKEPLPQRIGMLSQIREKAHGQTVLSFYGKRAEDEQ
- the coaD gene encoding pantetheine-phosphate adenylyltransferase, producing MKSSLAVYPGTFDPFTNGHLDILERASQIFPRMIVAIVATAEKSPLFPVEERMQIIRDATREMKGVRVDAFDGLLVDYVSEQGARVVIRGLRAISDFEFEFQMALMNRRLADGIETVFLMPHESYTYLSSRLVKEVSLLGGTVKGLVSPMVERMLRDRYRQRKPGKK
- a CDS encoding pyridoxal phosphate-dependent aminotransferase; translated protein: MPLSRRARSISPSSTLAITTMAKQMQAEGIDIISFAGSEPDFDTPGHVREAGIRAIQEGFTRYTASAGIEELRDAVVVKLKRDNGLEYTRDEVITCAGSTQGLFNLAMVLFDKRDEVIIPAPYWVSYPEQIRLADATPVFASTHEEEGFRLKRRDIERVLTSRTKAVILNSPCNPTGAVIDTEELMAIAELAVERDFYLVSDEAYETLTYDGVKHVSIASLGDETKARTFVAGSTSKSYAMTGWRLGYVAGPKEVLRAMIDLQSHSTSAPTSVSQKTAVAALLGPQEPVEAMRREFDRRRRYLLEQIQSIPGVTCIPPQGTFYAFPNVSAFYGKKIARGRKISGSADLTAYLLREGRVTVVPGMDFGSDKHIRLSYCMNMELIGEGLERLARALGQLG